From one Syntrophorhabdaceae bacterium genomic stretch:
- a CDS encoding cupin domain-containing protein: MDIGQKVRQLRVRRSLNIRELSDLVECTPSLISQLERGKTDPSISMLKKIAKALDANITDFFMENVAHDDIVTGAKDRVDIQLKRWDAHIQSLVKNVTNKKMQPFFTVIRPGGGSHGLYSHEGEEFGYILSGELELILDERVHKVRAQESFYFSSQIPHNWGNTGKEDVVVIWVITPPTF, from the coding sequence ATGGATATAGGGCAAAAAGTAAGACAGCTCAGGGTGAGGAGAAGCTTGAATATCAGGGAGCTTTCGGACCTTGTGGAATGTACCCCCTCCTTAATATCGCAGCTCGAGCGCGGTAAAACAGACCCTTCGATTTCGATGCTCAAGAAGATCGCGAAGGCCCTCGACGCCAATATCACCGATTTTTTTATGGAAAACGTGGCCCATGACGACATTGTGACCGGCGCCAAAGACCGGGTGGACATTCAACTCAAACGGTGGGATGCCCATATTCAATCTCTCGTAAAGAACGTGACGAATAAGAAGATGCAGCCCTTTTTCACGGTCATCAGGCCTGGTGGAGGCTCCCATGGCCTCTACTCTCATGAAGGCGAGGAATTCGGTTATATTCTAAGCGGCGAGCTTGAGCTTATCCTCGATGAAAGGGTGCATAAGGTGCGGGCCCAGGAGAGTTTCTATTTTTCTTCCCAGATTCCCCATAACTGGGGCAATACCGGGAAAGAGGACGTAGTGGTGATTTGGGTTATTACGCCGCCCACGTTCTGA